Within the Candidatus Thorarchaeota archaeon genome, the region CAGGCCTAGCAAAGTAATGAAGAAATCAGCGATAGCCAAGGCTTGAGCTGTTAGAATGAGATATGCGAAGAGTATAGCCCAGGCCATTCCAACACCAAGAAATCCTGCGGCAAAAGCACGTTTAAGACTACGGCAAAACAAAGCTCCAATACCCCCTGCTAGCAGCATCATGACCCATAACCCGGTTAGCTGGAGTAGTACTCCAAGTATCAGTACGCAAACAACAACTACAACAAACGGTAATTCCGGAACAGATTCATCGATTTTTCGCAATGCATTAGCCTCCTTAGGTTATAAAAGAAATCTCGCTTTCTATCAGTGTATCATCAGTGTCATTTTCCCTGAAATCTTGAGCTGTCGAATAGAACAACATCTGATGGTAGCCATAGTGTCCTGTTTCTGAATCATAGGTATACCAGAGGTCGAACATGTCGTGCCAATGAGGGCTGAAGATGTTTCCACTTTGACCTCCGGGATACACATCATATGATTGAGAAATGTCGCTTAGGTCCGCAATCATGCGCCATGATGGTCCACCTTGAACAACCCACCTTGCATCCCATCCGATACGTCTCCCACCCCCAGCTGCATTGAGTGTATAACCAGATCCTCTGTGGGGGCCTCCGCCAATATATGTCAACCCTGCCAGATGCTCTATGAGAATAATGTGTTGATGTCCATATTCCCAGTTGGTTTGATTGCTACCCAAATCCTCCTTCATATCATTAAGAGTACGATGAAGAGATTGGACAATCATGGTTTCTCGCGTTTCGACATCTCCAGTCGTATGATCGTCCAAGTAATACGCCCAGTTTTCCTTGAGAATATGCTCAAGCACTGGTTTACGGGAGAGGCGCAACCGGGAGTCTATAGTCCTAAGCTCATCAAAAACCTCGTAGGAAAGGGCGTTCAACAGGTATCGCCACAGTGTTGGCGCCTTTGAGTCAGTTTTCATGACGAAATCCCAGTCACGAAGCCAGCCCACTGCTGCATCTATAGTGGAGTTCGATTCTTCAGCAGAATCCCAGTGGTTAACAACAATAGGAACAAGCTCTTGTGCTGAAACATCAAGAGAATCTGCCTGGAACTTCATCATCTCCTCCACGGTAACTGTATCATCATTATTGAGTAGGGCATCAATTCTTCTTCCCCGATAACCGTCAGCAAAAAGGCCCTGTAGAGTAAAAGCATAGTCTTCTGGGGCAACAGAACGCTGATTGCATGACTGGATGTACCCCTGCGATGGATTAACAGCGCGAGGATTGCAGGCATAGGGGATATTGCTGACCATGCCAACAGAATCATTCAGAGCCTCCACGGGAAATTCGCCGGTATAGCCTGAGCGCAACGGAAAGCGCCCAGCCACCGTCATCGCAATATTCCCTTCATCATCAGCATAGACGATATTCTGGGGAGGGCTGTCCCACCAATAGATTGCTTCATAGTAGTCACTGATATTCTTGGCTTGATTGAGAAGCGAAAGGGAGAGAATCTCATGTGTTACTCCATTCCCAGTCCAGTTCATAGCCATGTTAATGCCGTCAGCAGAGTAGTTCTCGTATCCACGAATAGCAGAATCGATACATGGACCATGAACAGATTTTCTAACCTCAAAATCGACTACACCTTGATCGCTGGTTTCTATAGGTTCATTCAGTAGCTCAAAACTCTTCCAACCATCACCGTAATAGTACTGGGTGTGATTATCAGGGTTAAGTTTCTCAACGAATATGTCCAACACATCAACGCCAACATTGGTGAACCCCCAAGCCATCCTGTCGGTGTGCCCAAGAAGAACTCCTGGTAGACCCGGAAGAGTAACCCCGGCAACATTCAAAGCCCCCGGCACCACAAGATGAGCTTCATACCAGAGCGAGGGGGCTTGAAGGCCTAAATGCGGATCATTTGCAAGAAGAGGACTTCCAGTAGCCGTTCTATTGCCATGAACAACCCAGTTATTGCTGCCCACCAGCTCTTGCGGCCCCAGAGCTTCTGCAACATTTGAAATAGCATCAAGAATCGTTGTGAGTTTCTTGATACTCAGACTGTCTTCATCATAGCGTTTTGATTGAACTTGTTTCGGAGGATTTGTTGTTGCAGGAAAGCCACCCGGTGCATTCGGAAACTTAGCCAAGCTCAAGTTATGCTGCTCGGGAATAATTGGAATAGTGTATGGCAAGACCGTCGGAAACATATCATGTAATAATGTATCATTTTCTGTCGTCGCCCAGATGAACTGGCGCTCAAGGTCGGCGAATCCCCCTGATAGGCCCCATGTCATCATTTTACTCCAAAGAAAGATATCATGTGGAGTCCATTTT harbors:
- a CDS encoding penicillin acylase family protein translates to MRRNFAKAGLSLVGPIALIILLTMPIGPLAGGLGIIQPWGGIFDSGRVANPAKEMTLSFPILNQPVDVLIDVWGVPHIYAENVKDAFRVLGYLHAKERLFQMTLQNHMAAGRLSELVGSVALSTDKYYRTIGLARAADRTYQWFLDQKQFDSEVAYALDLVNAEVAGVNAFIESMTQANTPIEFKMLGISPRKWTPHDIFLWSKMMTWGLSGGFADLERQFIWATTENDTLLHDMFPTVLPYTIPIIPEQHNLSLAKFPNAPGGFPATTNPPKQVQSKRYDEDSLSIKKLTTILDAISNVAEALGPQELVGSNNWVVHGNRTATGSPLLANDPHLGLQAPSLWYEAHLVVPGALNVAGVTLPGLPGVLLGHTDRMAWGFTNVGVDVLDIFVEKLNPDNHTQYYYGDGWKSFELLNEPIETSDQGVVDFEVRKSVHGPCIDSAIRGYENYSADGINMAMNWTGNGVTHEILSLSLLNQAKNISDYYEAIYWWDSPPQNIVYADDEGNIAMTVAGRFPLRSGYTGEFPVEALNDSVGMVSNIPYACNPRAVNPSQGYIQSCNQRSVAPEDYAFTLQGLFADGYRGRRIDALLNNDDTVTVEEMMKFQADSLDVSAQELVPIVVNHWDSAEESNSTIDAAVGWLRDWDFVMKTDSKAPTLWRYLLNALSYEVFDELRTIDSRLRLSRKPVLEHILKENWAYYLDDHTTGDVETRETMIVQSLHRTLNDMKEDLGSNQTNWEYGHQHIILIEHLAGLTYIGGGPHRGSGYTLNAAGGGRRIGWDARWVVQGGPSWRMIADLSDISQSYDVYPGGQSGNIFSPHWHDMFDLWYTYDSETGHYGYHQMLFYSTAQDFRENDTDDTLIESEISFIT